A window of Opisthocomus hoazin isolate bOpiHoa1 chromosome 11, bOpiHoa1.hap1, whole genome shotgun sequence genomic DNA:
GTGGGGCTGGGCACGGCTCGGCTCGCCCATGCACCATCAGGCTGTGCGTGGTTTGGCTCACACGCACGTGGCCAGGCTGGGCTGTTCGTCACCACTGTGGTTCGGCTCCCGGGAACGTGGTTGTGCACAGGCCGGGGGTTTGCAGGCCCCCCCAGTAGATGCGTGCCAGGACCCCACGGGTGCGCAACAAGCACCCCGGGCTTAAGGCACCTTTCCGGGGGTCGGGGCACCCACCGCCGCGGGCTGTGCCCGGAGGATGGCTGTGCCGGCTGGGCGCAGCCTGGGGACCCCAGCAGCACAGGATGGCTCCCCCGGGACCGCAGcttcccagcagccctgccctgcagattcctcccctcctgctcccagcctAAATTTAGCCCTAGCGATTAACCCGCTGCATCCCGCGCTCGGCCCCACTCCTCTGCCCGTCACCGACACCATCCCAcgctgcagccgctgctctgcGCTGGGCTCGGCTCCGGCATGGCTCTGGCACAGCCGTCCCCCTCCACTCGCCCTGATGCAGCCCGACCTTTAGCTGCTCCCATGGGGAGGGGTGCAGGGGAGGCCAGAGTCTCTGCGGGCTGGATCCGGCCCCGACCCCGCCACGGGGCTCAGAGCAGGGCGAGGGCAGCCAAAATAGCTGCGCCCAAAATagagcagccaggcaggagcccggGGCGGGCGACTCACTCTGGATGGCGGGGCTGTAGGGGTCCcggatggggatggcagggtcCAGCACCCGGTAGATCACCTggggggaggcagcagggcagtgaggggagagcagggggtCCCGCGACCCTCCCACAGCACTGCCAGGCCCTCACCTCCCCCTCGGTGGAGGGCTCGATGTCAGAGTAGCGTGACTCGCAGACGACGTCGTCGACGCGGCGCGGGGGCCCGCGGGGGACGTGGGGGAAGGCAGCGGCGCAGTCGTAGGCGAAGTAGCGGTACACCTTCCAGCTGCGCCCGTAGTCAGCCGAGCGCTCCACCAGCATGGCCGCAGGGCGGAAGGTCTGCGGGACACCCAGCTGGGACaggggccggccccgcagcccccatcccgtcccatcccatcccatcccatcccatcccatcccatcccatcccatcccatcctgtcccagcCACCCGTGTGCTGGGACCCACCTTGAAGGTCATGATGAGGTGGGTGAAGTGGAACTCGGCCTCAAGGTCCAGCTGGATGCTGACATGCTCCACCCCTGGGGACGGGACGCGTGACTGCGGGCAGCACCCACCCGCGGGTCCCTGGGGCTCGTCCCCCCCCGACCCGGCCGCGGTCCAGGGGCGCGGCTGCGGCCGCCGGCTGAGTCACACTTCCTTGGCGTGGGAGGACGGGAAGGAGAGCCCCCCGGGACGCCCCGCCACCCCGCCCGCCGCTCACCGTTCTCCGACTGCCACCAGGCTTTCTTGGGGCGGGGGGCGAAGGTGGTGACCACGTTCTCGATGCGGTGGCTGTCGGCGTTGGCGCGGGCGTCGTAGGGCCGCCGCGAGTCGCAGGTGAAGCACTTCTTCTCCTCCTGCGAGCGGGGGGCTGGGCGGTGTGTGACCCcgtccccgcgccccccgccaccccccgctCCCCGAGCGCTCACCTGGAGGTGGCTGACGATGCAGTAGGGCTGGGGCCCGTCCAGCCCGCAGGTGGAGGTGGCACTCAGGCGGGGGGCTCGCCCCACCAGCAGGTCCCCGGTGGCCGGGTAGCAGCTGCCGCGGGCGCAGCcgtggggggggtcgggggccggggacccccccagccctgcggggCACCGGGCGGCTGAGGGCgctggcgggggccgggggggtccggaaagagggcggcggggccgggccggaccCCGACCCGCGGCGGGCcccgctgggggagggggggcgaaGGGGGGGGGCGCGGACTCACCggccagcagcggcagcagcaggagggcgcCGGGGGTCCGCAtcgcgggggcgcggggggggcgcgaggggggtgcggggggggggtcgggggtgtCGCTCGGGGGGCACAGAGGGGGCTCTCGGCAGGTGCCCGCCTGTCCCGTCTCGTCCCGTCCCgttcccgtcccgccccgccggtTTCCGTTCCCGTCCCTGTCCCGGTCCCTCCCGCCcccctacaccccccccccccccccccccccacccgagcTGGGCGGCGGGCGCAGCGCTCGGGGCTGCGCGGAAAGCGCGGGGCGGATCCCGGCCGGAGCGGGGAGCGCGGGCGCTCGGCCGGAGAGGAGCCCCGGGCACCGGCGGCACTGGGCACCGGCAGCACGGGACACCCGCAGCAccggcagcaccgggcacccGCAGCACCGGAGACCAGCAGCACCGGGCAccggcagcaccgggcaccgGCAGCACGGGACACCGGCAGCCGCTCTTCAGAGCTTTATTTGCAGCCGCGCTACAGGTGCCCGTggaggggccgggagcggggcggggggcaaggcgggagcggaccccagccccgccaccGGTCCCTAGCAGGTGGCGTAAGCGTTGGCCCTCTCCCggatctcctccagcagcccccagacccGCTTCTCCAGCGCCTGAAGTCGCGTCGCCTTGGCCGCCATCGCCCGCTCGTTGGCCCCAAagtgctgctccagctctgcgggaggggggggacggTCAGGGTGCAGCCCCTCGCCATGTCCCCAGCCTGCGTCACCCTTGGGATGCCAGGCAGGGACGTGCCCAGGAGGGTGAAGGCAGAGGTGGGCGCCAAGCGGGGTTGGGGTGGCAGGGAATGCCCCCCACCACTGGCTCCCCCCTCACCTTCCAGcttcctcttgctgctgctggccttGTCCAGGAGGTCCCGGGCCTCCGCCGTCAGCTGCGTCACACGCCGCAGGGCCCCGCCGGACACCCCGGCCAGCCCGCTGACCCGGCCCCTCAGCACCGCGTAGCGCTGCGTCACCTGCGCCAGGTCCTGGCGGCACACGGGCATGGCGAGGCTgagctccccccagcaccccgtgcCCCCCTTGGTGCCGTGCTGTGGCCGGGGCTCACCTGGCTGAGCGTCCCCGAGGCGGTGGTGGCACGCTCTGCCCCGTCCTTGGCTTGCTGGGCCACACGGCGGGTGTCCCGGTCCCGCTCCCGCAGGGCGGTGACGCGCTgcgccagctcccgcagccgccgctgTGCTCGAGACTCCTTCCCCTCCAGCGCCTGCAGCCTGCGCTCCGCCTGGGCAGGCACTGGCACCCGCTGCCAGCAGGCACGGCCACCGCCGCGCCCACGCTGCCAGCCCCACCACCTCGCCAAACCCATGGCACCCACCCCACGCCGCCCGCGTCGCCCTGGCACCAGCCCCGCTACGCTTGGTGTGCCCGCGGCATCAGCCTTGTTCTCCACGGCACCCACCCCATttctcccagtgcccccacacAGCACTGACCCCATTGCTCCCAGCATCCCCATGGCACCAAACCCTAGTGTTCCCAGTGCGCCCACAGCACTGACCCTGTTACTCCCAGTGCACCCACAGCACTGACCCCATTGCTCCCAGTGCCCCTACACAGCACTGACCCCATTCCTCCCAGCATCCCCATGGCACTGACCCTgttgctcccagtgcccccacaCAGCACTGACCCCGTTGCTCCCAGTGTCCCCACGGCACTGACCCCgttgctcccagtgcccccacaCAGCACCGACCCCGTTGCTCCCAGCATCTCCACAGTACTGACCCCgttgctcccagtgcccccacaAAGCACTGACCCCGTTGCTCCCAGCGTCTCCACAGCACTGACCCCATTGCTCCCAATGTCCCTATGGCACCGACCCCGTTACTCCCAGTGCCCCACAGCACCAGCCCTGTTGCCCCCAGCATGCCCCAAGCACCGTCCCTGCTCCCCGGCTGTGCCGGTGGCACTGGCCCTGCTCCGCAGCCCCGGCGTGCCTGCAGCCCTGGTGCCCCTCACCTCCTTGGCTCTGCTTTCGGCCGCCCGGATGGCGTCCCTGGCGCTCTGCAGGGTGCTCCCTGCCGCCGTTGCCTGCACCCGCGCCGCCTCCAGCTCCCGCTGCGTCCCCGCCAGCTCGTCCCGCACACCCTCTGCTCGCGCCCTGCGGCGGCACGGGCAACTCCAGACCCTGCCAGCACTGCGGGATAGACCCCCACGCCCTGCCCACCCCGGCACGTCCCCCGCCACTCGCCTGGCGTCCCGTCCTTGCTCCAGCAGCCCCCGTGCCGCGGCCAGCCCCTGCGCCGTGCTGCTCAGCACCGCGTCCACACCCTCCAGCTGGCCGATGCTCTCCTGcatctcccgcagcagctcctggatccggccggggctgctgggcagggagaTGTTCAGCACCTGATGGGCCACCAGCTCGATGCTGCCCGGGTCGgctccctcctctgcagggacacagGAGCGGGGTGGGCTCGGGGTGGGCGCGCTGACCCCCGTCATGCCCAGTGCCCACCCCGTGCCGGCGCTACCTGCCAGGAAGGCCTTGATGCGGCGGATGAAGTCCCGCAGCTGGGCCGTCGCCTTCTCCGCGCGGCTGCGGGCGGCCTGCGACCGCCCCAACGCCTCCTCCGCCCGGCTCCGTGCCCCCCGCGCCAGCTCCTGCACCTCCTGCGTCTGGGGGCACGCGGCTGAGcgggggcacggggcagccccggggagggggtgcgCAGGGTGGCATGAGGGGACGTGCACGGGGACAAGGTGGGGGCATGTGAGGGGGTGTAGGGGGCATGCGAAGGGGCACGGGGGGCATGCTAGGGGACACGAGGGGGTGTGCAACAGGGTGCGAGGGGGCACAGCGGGGTGTGCAAGGGGACATAAAGGGGGTGTAGCAGTGGCCCAGGGGGGCACACGAGTGGCATAAGGGGCATCTGCAAAGGGGCATAAGAGGGACATATGGGTGGGGACATGCTCAGGGGCATGGAAAAGGCATAAGTGGGACATGGAAGGGGACATCAAAGTGGCATGGAAGGGGCACAAGTGGAATGCACAAGGGGACAGCGAAGTGACACAGAAAGGGCACAAGGAGGCCACGCAACGGGGACGCAAGGGGACACCAAAAAGTGCCACTGAGCCACCACCCCTACCTTCTGCGCCACAACGCCCAGCTGCCCCAACGCCACATCCAGCTGCTGCGAGGCGTTACGGGCGCTGCTCAAGGCCCGAGCTGAGACAGGCAGTGCCCCTGCACATCCTGCGCCACCACAACGCCGTGTCCCCGCGCCGTCCCGGCACAAGGCTCCTCCGCAAGGCGCTTGATCGCAGCTCCGGTCCCCAGGCACCCCACAAATCTGCGGTGATGCCAACAGTGGAGATAGCAGCTCAACGCTGCATGGGGGGTGCCCGCGTGCCGCCCCGGCGCGGGGGTCTCCCCCCCATGCATCTATTTGCCCGCTGCCGGTCCTACTCTCACCTTCTCATTGATCCTGGCGATGCTGAGCCCCATCACCCGTTTCTGCGCCTCCCGCAAGGATTTCCGTGCCGCAGCCGTGCCGCGGCGGAAAGCAtcgccctgctgctgcagcacccgcTCAGCCGCCCGCCGCGTCGCCTGCGCCTCGTTCACCTGGCTGGCTGTGCCGTTGGCCACCGCCTCCGCCTGCCGCGAGTCCTCCGCCGACGCCAGGATGCTGCGGTAAGACTCTGCAGGTGCCGGCATCAgggttcagccaggctggtcgccATTGAAACCCAAATCCTTGCCAGATGCTCTTACCACCAAATCCGGCCGCTGCCACGGTGCCGAGGAGGATTTGGAGGTGGGAGGCGGTTCGGTTGAGACCCCCGAGCTCACGGCTCAGCCTGGCTAGCCGGTCACAGTGCTGCACATCTGTTTGCGCCACCTGATCCAGATGTTGCTCCAGCTCTTGGAGCTGCTTCCAGAAGTCATCCAGCTCCATTCTTTGATGGGGGGGTAGAAGGGTCTCAGTCCTTTTTGGGTGACAAAAGGGgggtgccccccagcccagcccaccgCCCAAACTTGCCTGGTGCCATCCAGCCACCCGGGCAGACCATCGAGGAGGGGACCACCAGGGTTgaccccctcccccagcagccgCTCCACGCGCCCCAGGGCCTCCTCCAGCACCCGCAGCCGGCGGGCGCTGAGCGGGGGCATGGACCCCCCCTCCCGCAGCGCCCGCGCCTGTGCCCCCAAGCGCCGCAGCCCCTcgcgcaggctgcccagggccggGTCCCAGCGCCCGAAGCAGGGGTGGCAGGGCGAGCAGCGCGGGAAGGCCTCCTGGTAGCCCCGCTGGCAATGGTTGCAGCGCAGCCCCCCGAAGCCCGGACGGCACCGGCACTGCCCGCTGGACTGCTCGCACTGCAGGCTCTCGGCGCCCAGCGGTTCGCACTcgcaggctgcagagacaggtGGCAGCGTGTCCTggcctccccagggacccccatgtCCCCAGAGTGCCATCACGTCCCCAGCGTCCCACTGTGTACCCCTGCACCTCCAGGGTCCCACCATGTACCCAAGGTCTCCTGTATCTCCACAATCCCACTACGTACTCGGCCTCCCCCAGGTCCCCTGTGTCCCCAGAGACCCACCATGCCCCAGCATCCCACTATGACTCCAGGGTCACCCGTGTCTGAAGGGTCCCATCACGTCCCCATAATCTCACCAGGTCCCCAGGACCTCCTGAATCCCCGGTGTCCCACTGTCTCCCCAGTGGCCCCATGTTGAAAGACACACCATATCTCCAGGGTCCCTTATGTCCCCAGGGTCCCACCATGCACCCAGGCCCCCATGTCCCTGGACACTCCTTGTCCCCAGAGCCCCTATGCCCCTGGGACGTGCCCCCACCTCTGCACTCCCTCTCGGGGTCTCCCCAGTGATGCTCCTGGCACTGGGAGCAGACACGGCCCCCGAAGCCGGGCTGGCACTGGCACTGCCCTGTCACCTGCAGCGAGAGTGGCATGCTCAGCCGGGTGGCTTGCCCGGTGCCAGGAGGGCAGCAGAGCcgtgccggggtgccggggtgccggggtgccggggtgccgggggtctcACCACAtcgcaggcagggtgcagggcgTGCATGGGGTGGCAGCCGCAGGGCTCGCAGCCCCCTGACCCCCCCAGGCTCCAGAAATGGGGTGCGCAGCGGTCGCAGCTCTTGCCCACCACGTTGGGCCGGCAGGCGCAGGCACCGGTGCCGTGGTCGCAGGCGCAGGTGCCAGCGGTGCAGTGGGAGACCAGGGTTCCCCGGGGGTCGCAGCTGCAGCCTGCGGGCGGGCGGGTGATGGCGTGGGGCTCAGCCTGTACCCCCTGCCCAGGCGAATCTCTCCCAGCACCTGGTCCCAGCACCCCTGCCTGGCCCTGAACCcatgcacagccccagccccctgaACTCAGCCCCCCTGACCCCAATCCCCGTCCTCTGCCCAGCCCCGACCCCGGGCACAGCCCCAACGCCCCCCGATTGCCCCAAACCCCACCTAGCCCCAACCCCACTCAGCCCCAAACCCACAAATACCTCCAAAACCTGCCCTCCCCCCCAATCCCTCCACACCCCAACGCAGCCCCaaccctcacccccaccccaaccccctgcATCGCCCCAAAACTCCCTGCACATCCCTCACACGGCCCCAGCCCCaacgcagccccccgccccactcACGCCGGCAGCTGCGCTGGAGGGCATTGCCGTGGTAGCCGGGCTGGCAGCGGGCGCAGCGGGGCCCCGCGGTGTGGTacaggcagcgcaggcagtgcCCCGTGCGAGGGTCGCAGGCCCCCAGGTCGCTGGCGTCGATGTTGTTGTTGCACTGGCAGGGcctgcacacccccccctccATCTCCGGTGCCCCGAAGTAGCCGGGGGAGCAGCGGTCACAGCGGGGCCCTGTGGGGatggggggctgtgggtgtcGGGGGTCCTACAGTCACGGTgccggggggtccccgctgcaCGGCGCCCGCCCTGCTCCTCACCAGTGTACCCGGGCGCGCAGAGGCAGACGATGTGGTGAGTCTCCTCGTCGGCGTGGCAGGCGCTCCCATGGTAGTGCCGTGTGCCAGGGtagccagggcaggggcagggccggCACTGCTGCCCCGAGCCCAGCACCGGGTCCCCGTAGTAACCATCCTGGCACCTGCGAGGGGGAGAGGCAAGTGCCCCGGGGGTCCATCccttcccatcccgtcccatcccatcccatcccatcccatcccatcccatcccatcccatcccatcccatcccatcccatcccatccatcccgtcccatcccgtcccatcgaATCCATActgtcccaccccaccccatcccatctaatccatcccatctcatcccttcccatcccgtcccatcccatcccgtcccatcccatcccatcccatcccatcccatctaaTCCATCccgtcccaccccaccccatcccatctaacccatcccttcccttcccttccctcccatctaatccatcccgtcccgtcccatcccatcctgtcccatcccatcccgtcccatctaATCCATCCCATCTCATCCATCCCATCTCATCCACGCCTTGCCATACTATCATATCCCACCTCATCCGTTCCATCATACCCCATCCCACcctaccccatcccatcccattgtATCCTTCCCATCAtatcccatgccatgccatgccatgctgtcccctcccctcccctccaaccAGGCTCACCGCTCACAGTGCCGGCCGGCGGTGTGGtcgcggcagcgcaggcagctGCCGGTGCGGGGGTCGCAGTCCTCGGCGTGCCCGTTGCACTGGCAGGGCCGGCAGGCCGGGAAGCCCCAGTGGCCAGGCTGGCACTGGTCACACTGCCGGCCCACGGTGCCGGGCTGGCACTGGCACTGCCCACTCACCACATCGCACAGCTGTGACACCGAGCCCTCCGGGAAGCAGGCACAGGCTGCGGGACAGCACGGCTTGGGTCAGGGACGAGGGTGTGGGGACACATGGACgaactgacagacagacagacaggtggCCAGCACCCAGGGCACGCCCAACTCACAGGCTAGGGCACAGGAGGGCTGATGAGGATGCACGGGTGGGCAGACGGACGTGCAGACAGACAGAGGAGTGAGTGCAAGGCAGGACAGCGCCCACCCCAGGTAGATGCGAGGGGgtcggatggatggatggatggatggacaggaaGACAGCTGGACAGCAGGTGAATGGGGGGGGACCaacccatgggctgcagggcagcagggccGAGATGGATGCATGCATGGACAGACGGATGGATAAACAAGTGAACAGGCAGACAGACGGCGAACAGGGTTCTGACAGCTgggtggacagacagacaggggGACAGGGCTGCCCGGCAGGCGCCCATCCTGCTACTCACGGCTGCAGCCCAGGGGCCCGAAGCCGTAGCTGCCCGGGGCGCAGCGGTTGCAGCGCCGGCCGCGGACGTGGGGCTTGCACTCGCACTGCCCTCCCTGCGCCTGGCACTCGCTGCTGCGGGAGCCCTGCGGGTCGCACTGGCAGGCTGTGGGTGGCAGGGCCagcgtggggccggggctgccctgcccgCATCCTGCCCACACCCTGCCTGACCTGCCGCATCCCGTACCCCATCCATCCCTGCGATGAGCACGGCCCCATCCCAACGCACTGCGCTGGGTGCCTCTCCCCACCCTGCCACGGGCTCAGCCCCGTCCTGACCCACTGGTATGggtgcccctgcccaccccaccgtGGGCACGGTCCCATCCTGACCCACGCTGCAGCCTCGCCCGCTGCCCCGGCacgtcccgcagccccggcagccccactCACGCAGTGCCCCGTTGTGCAGCAGCGCCGAGACGCTGCAGACCAGGCGGGCGCAGGCCTGGGCcaggggggacgggggggccaTGCGAAACGCCTCCAGGCACCGGTACCGCTCCAGTTCCTCCCggcgcgccgccgctgccgcctccaTCCCATGGAAGCCAGGCAGCTCCAACACCCgcggcagcagcaccagctgtgccgggcagcaggagggggagaggagatggggctggggg
This region includes:
- the LOC142362766 gene encoding laminin subunit beta-2-like isoform X2, producing MPQDARQSLRLPMDLLALTLLLVGVPAASGWQEPDPSHGCARGSCYPATGNLLVGRAPRLSATSTCGLDGPQEYCIVSHLQDSEKCFTCDSRDPSLPESHRIENVIYLSGPHGQRTWWQSENGVEHVSIRLDLEGEFHFTHLIMKFKTFRPAAMLVERSADFGRSWKVYRYFAYNCSKLFPGIPSQPSGLVDEVLCDQRYSEIEPSSHGEVIFKVLDPSIPVADPYSPDIQDLLRVTNLRVNLTKLHTLGDNLLDTRREVLHKYYYAVDELVLRGSCFCHGHAAHCAPAPGAPTSSVPGMIHGRCVCKHHTQGLNCERCEDFYHDLPWRPAEGSSTNACRRCDCNEHSRRCHFDMAVFLATGNSSGAVCDGCQHNTMGRRCHLCKPFYYRHPRSDIRAPTACAPCDCDPAGSLDGGACDGHTDVALGMIAGQCRCKENVAGPRCDRCRHGAYGLSHGDPHGCQPCRCDPRGTVAGSSPCDPISGDCYCKRFVAGRSCSQCVPEFWGLSYDVGGCRPCACDFGGAYSNRCSMEDGACPCRSHLMGRQCDQVQPGFFCAPLDHYTYEAEQATGHGHDHPQLPGAVRAEVPQDCLEHNTGEPGGRKGHPRHQRSPPRAPQPHGPSRRSRQQPPKPDVEEVVRDGTGRMVTWTGSGFARVRDGAGLTFRVDDVPYPMDYELLLRYEPESAEDWEVVVSVSSRVLPTSPRCGNLLPSEQMYRESLPHSQRYVLLSRPFCFEPSTPYEVTMRLQRAGVTQRHPGAFILIDSLVLLPRVLELPGFHGMEAAAAARREELERYRCLEAFRMAPPSPLAQACARLVCSVSALLHNGALPCQCDPQGSRSSECQAQGGQCECKPHVRGRRCNRCAPGSYGFGPLGCSPCACFPEGSVSQLCDVVSGQCQCQPGTVGRQCDQCQPGHWGFPACRPCQCNGHAEDCDPRTGSCLRCRDHTAGRHCERCQDGYYGDPVLGSGQQCRPCPCPGYPGTRHYHGSACHADEETHHIVCLCAPGYTGPRCDRCSPGYFGAPEMEGGVCRPCQCNNNIDASDLGACDPRTGHCLRCLYHTAGPRCARCQPGYHGNALQRSCRRCSCDPRGTLVSHCTAGTCACDHGTGACACRPNVVGKSCDRCAPHFWSLGGSGGCEPCGCHPMHALHPACDVVTGQCQCQPGFGGRVCSQCQEHHWGDPERECRACECEPLGAESLQCEQSSGQCRCRPGFGGLRCNHCQRGYQEAFPRCSPCHPCFGRWDPALGSLREGLRRLGAQARALREGGSMPPLSARRLRVLEEALGRVERLLGEGVNPGGPLLDGLPGWLDGTRMELDDFWKQLQELEQHLDQVAQTDVQHCDRLARLSRELGGLNRTASHLQILLGTVAAAGFGESYRSILASAEDSRQAEAVANGTASQVNEAQATRRAAERVLQQQGDAFRRGTAAARKSLREAQKRVMGLSIARINEKICGVPGDRSCDQAPCGGALCRDGAGTRRCGGAGCAGALPVSARALSSARNASQQLDVALGQLGVVAQKTQEVQELARGARSRAEEALGRSQAARSRAEKATAQLRDFIRRIKAFLAEEGADPGSIELVAHQVLNISLPSSPGRIQELLREMQESIGQLEGVDAVLSSTAQGLAAARGLLEQGRDARARAEGVRDELAGTQRELEAARVQATAAGSTLQSARDAIRAAESRAKEAERRLQALEGKESRAQRRLRELAQRVTALRERDRDTRRVAQQAKDGAERATTASGTLSQDLAQVTQRYAVLRGRVSGLAGVSGGALRRVTQLTAEARDLLDKASSSKRKLEELEQHFGANERAMAAKATRLQALEKRVWGLLEEIRERANAYATC
- the LOC142362766 gene encoding laminin subunit beta-2-like isoform X1 yields the protein MPQDARQSLRLPMDLLALTLLLVGVPAASGWQEPDPSHGCARGSCYPATGNLLVGRAPRLSATSTCGLDGPQEYCIVSHLQDSEKCFTCDSRDPSLPESHRIENVIYLSGPHGQRTWWQSENGVEHVSIRLDLEGEFHFTHLIMKFKTFRPAAMLVERSADFGRSWKVYRYFAYNCSKLFPGIPSQPSGLVDEVLCDQRYSEIEPSSHGEVIFKVLDPSIPVADPYSPDIQDLLRVTNLRVNLTKLHTLGDNLLDTRREVLHKYYYAVDELVLRGSCFCHGHAAHCAPAPGAPTSSVPGMIHGRCVCKHHTQGLNCERCEDFYHDLPWRPAEGSSTNACRRCDCNEHSRRCHFDMAVFLATGNSSGAVCDGCQHNTMGRRCHLCKPFYYRHPRSDIRAPTACAPCDCDPAGSLDGGACDGHTDVALGMIAGQCRCKENVAGPRCDRCRHGAYGLSHGDPHGCQPCRCDPRGTVAGSSPCDPISGDCYCKRFVAGRSCSQCVPEFWGLSYDVGGCRPCACDFGGAYSNRCSMEDGACPCRSHLMGRQCDQVQPGFFCAPLDHYTYEAEQATGHGHDHPQLPGAVRAEVPQDCLEHNTGEPGGRKGHPRHQRSPPRAPQPHGPSRRSRQQPPKPDVEEVVRDGTGRMVTWTGSGFARVRDGAGLTFRVDDVPYPMDYELLLRYEPESAEDWEVVVSVSSRVLPTSPRCGNLLPSEQMYRESLPHSQRYVLLSRPFCFEPSTPYEVTMRLQRAGVTQRHPGAFILIDSLVLLPRVLELPGFHGMEAAAAARREELERYRCLEAFRMAPPSPLAQACARLVCSVSALLHNGALPCQCDPQGSRSSECQAQGGQCECKPHVRGRRCNRCAPGSYGFGPLGCSPCACFPEGSVSQLCDVVSGQCQCQPGTVGRQCDQCQPGHWGFPACRPCQCNGHAEDCDPRTGSCLRCRDHTAGRHCERCQDGYYGDPVLGSGQQCRPCPCPGYPGTRHYHGSACHADEETHHIVCLCAPGYTGPRCDRCSPGYFGAPEMEGGVCRPCQCNNNIDASDLGACDPRTGHCLRCLYHTAGPRCARCQPGYHGNALQRSCRRCSCDPRGTLVSHCTAGTCACDHGTGACACRPNVVGKSCDRCAPHFWSLGGSGGCEPCGCHPMHALHPACDVVTGQCQCQPGFGGRVCSQCQEHHWGDPERECRACECEPLGAESLQCEQSSGQCRCRPGFGGLRCNHCQRGYQEAFPRCSPCHPCFGRWDPALGSLREGLRRLGAQARALREGGSMPPLSARRLRVLEEALGRVERLLGEGVNPGGPLLDGLPGWLDGTRMELDDFWKQLQELEQHLDQVAQTDVQHCDRLARLSRELGGLNRTASHLQILLGTVAAAGFGESYRSILASAEDSRQAEAVANGTASQVNEAQATRRAAERVLQQQGDAFRRGTAAARKSLREAQKRVMGLSIARINEKICGVPGDRSCDQAPCGGALCRDGAGTRRCGGAGCAGALPVSARALSSARNASQQLDVALGQLGVVAQKTQEVQELARGARSRAEEALGRSQAARSRAEKATAQLRDFIRRIKAFLAEEGADPGSIELVAHQVLNISLPSSPGRIQELLREMQESIGQLEGVDAVLSSTAQGLAAARGLLEQGRDARARAEGVRDELAGTQRELEAARVQATAAGSTLQSARDAIRAAESRAKERGRGGGRACWQRVPVPAQAERRLQALEGKESRAQRRLRELAQRVTALRERDRDTRRVAQQAKDGAERATTASGTLSQDLAQVTQRYAVLRGRVSGLAGVSGGALRRVTQLTAEARDLLDKASSSKRKLEELEQHFGANERAMAAKATRLQALEKRVWGLLEEIRERANAYATC